The genomic stretch GCAGTGGCATCATAGTCCTTCAAAGCGATCGACTTGCCGTGTTTGTAGATCTTCTCATAGACAAGCCAAATCGCAATACTTAAAACGGCTACTGCCGCTGAAGCTGTAATCACATCCAAGTATTTGCTCTTGTAAGCCTTCCTGGCTATTTCAATCCTTTCTTCATGTTTTTTTCTGTCAAGTTTGGGAAGGGCGATTTCGCTATCAGCTGGTCGAATACCATGTAATGCAGCTCTCCACTGATAAACAGTGACAGCAATATCAGCAGTATAAataatcaagaaaacaagattAAGGGTAAGTAGGGCCAAACTCATTTTACCTTGTTTTCAGTTTCTACTCCTTATCTGATTGAAGAGTTCAGTTCTACATATTGTTCACCTGTATATTGTCATTTTTAAGGCAATGCCTGAGTAATAAGGATCAGTACTCAAGCAATTGTACGTAAGAGTTACGGGGGACACTGAAGACATGCTTCGAGACATTCCAATTGTGCTAAGAGGAAATCTTCTAAATGATTAGAGAAATCatgaaaatttgaaaaatagtaCATAAATAAAGTGCATATAGACGAATTATTTTTGAATTGAAACCTGGGGACATTCAAACTTAGAGGAGGTATGCAATTGCATTACAGTACTAAGAGTAGAAAAGGAGATTAGTGCAGATGACAAATATCATCTTGGAAACGCAGAATTAAATCCGTTTGATTCGGATAAACCTTTAACCTGTGAAGagtgggtgcaaaatacATGCAagatagtgaaaaattcatcCGAAGCCGCAGAACTAGTGGCCCTTTATTTGAGGGATAATTGACCTATTCCTTTCTGATTGCGGATAATTATCTCTATGTTATCCATCCGTTCCGCAGCTTGTATTGTTCCGTTGAGGACTTCCGTTGCTTGAGATATTCCGGTTTGTAGTATCTCTTATGTCgtagaatcttctttcaattcattGCTCACTAGCAAACTCTACTCCATCATCAGCTATATTTGATACAAAAATGCAAACTCTCAATATCTTATTTCATAACAAGTACAGAACACATCCATCTTGCCCACATTTCCTAATTAGTCTACCTTGCCGTCGTTCACATTCATCATGATCTCTTATCCAGGCTTGAGCTTCAGACGCTACCATACATTTAGGAGGCTGTATACACACCGCAGCAACTCCAGAAACAGTTTGAACCACCTCGGGTTCTTTTTCCAAAGAGCTGAAAACCATCAAAAAGGTCTCAAATCGTAGCTGAAAAACCAGAAAATACAAGATAAAACTATCCAGAACCTTTCAACCATGTCAGAAGCAACTGCTTCCAATATCTCGACACACTACTACAAGTTGGGTCATTTGGGCACAGTATCATTCTACAACTACGTTTCATTCACAGACAACGACCAGTCGCTTCTAGAGCTTGAATTGCTGATCAGATACGCCCATCCTAACATCCTTGTCACGTACTACAACAAAAGCTTGTACTACTTCACTTTCGGCCACAATAATGTGCCATTGGAGACTGTCTCCCGAGATATAGAGCTCCCAGATCTAGCCAAAGATATCAATACAGATGTGGATCTCAGCAAAGATGTCACTGGCCCGAATCCTGGAGCAAACAATTCGCCTTCAGTCCAATCAATGCTGCAAGCAACAGCTATCCCCGAGAAGCTAGACCAACCACTGACCCTCATCTCGGACTTGGTGGATCCGCTCAAATCTGCTAACTCTACAGATTCATCAAATGTACATATAGACCTCGCCAAAGAGTTCCCCACACTTCAGTTGAAGCACTCAAACACCGTCAACGTCGAGTTGCTAGCCAATCCGCCGAaatctgcttcttctggctccACTCTAGGAGCTGCAGTGGACGAATACTTACCGTTTGCCAGCTTGAGCCTTCTTAAGTcgatcaagaagatgattctcttcaacttgtcgaaGAATGGCGCTATAAAACTCTTTGGAAACTACTGTGTAGTTGCCAGAGATACTATAAACAGATCAATCTTGTATCTCGACCCCATATTATTTCCCAACGGAGATCTTTTGTTGTCGATGGTGGTGAAGGAAAGaatcaatctcttggatTCCAGCATAATAGATCTCAAGTATCCTTCGCAAGATGCTCCAGACATAAACTTCGTCATATACCTCATTCCTAGTGGAATACGGTGTCATCTATTTGACCCTACCAATCTCGTGAGGAACTTTGTAAGGAAAAAAAGCGCGGAAAGTGAAAATCTCATCGACCTCATCAAGCTCAGCACTGGGGTAGAATACTCCTTCAAttcagaagaggaaaaCGTATGGATAAAATTGATTCCCAACTTGAAACATTTGAACAACCAGACCTCGACCATAGCCAAATTCATCCATTCTGtagacaacaagaagttcataCTATGGCCATGGAAATTGTGTCTTTTGCAGTTTGGAAAGttcgaagaagttgatgaaataACGTCGCCGGATGTTACTTCATCACAAGTTCATCCTACGAGCAACCCCTTGGACTTGATTGGTGATTTGATAGACTTCAATATTTCTAGCAACCAGCACCACAACTTCGCTCAGCCTTCACAGACACTTCCTTTCAGCATTTCCAGCGTAGCCTCTACAGGGGGTGATGCCGGAATCGGATCTGTAGATCCTCACACAACTATGGAACAACAGCCTCATACACTTGATTTGAACGATATAACGACACATATGGTCCCAGACCTATTTGATCTCCAAAATCCTGTTCCCTCTGAGTTTTTTACAAAGGAAGTACAAGACATGCCACCGGTTGATGGTACTGAAGTGAAAGAAGATACCAACCAGGATGACGTGGAAATGGATGACCTTTTCGGGGGCAGCGATGACGAAGGAGACGATAGTCGCAATGGTCAGAACTCATCAAAGGAAGATCTATTCTCAGATGCCATTAAGGAAGAGCCCAAGGATGCACTTGCTGCTGGTACTCCGGCCGAGTTAGAAAAGAACCAGTTAAACGATCTTTTTGATATCTCTGACAAAGAAGCAGCGCCAGACTCAGGAAAGTATTCGACTCCTGGTGCGCCAGAGAACGAGAACCAGGATTCCAAAAGTCCTTTTGAAGCTGCGACTAAACTGGCAACTAGAAGTATAGCAAAGGAACCAAAGTTTAAGTACTTGGATATTCCTAAAGACCAAATGACAATCAAGAAGCTGTCTTCACCAGATTATAACGATCCAGGTGCTCCTCTTCCTATAATGCCTACTCCTATTATCCCAGTTGCCAATTCTGTATATTCTACCAATCCACCGACAGCTGCTGCTATTGGTACAGAAGGGGTTGGACTTTCAGATGACCAACTGTCTGGCCCCTACAATCAACCACAGCCCAAACAAGAAATATTCAACCTGGGCAGCCTGGCGCTGCAGATACAGCAGAAGTCTATTTTTTCACCGATTCTATTCAACCCAATAATCAAAAGTAACATCGATACCAAGTACGGTAAAGGAGGCAAATTTTACGTTGATAAGGAAGCCTCTATAGgaccagaagaaaagaagaagaaaacctTCAGGGAAACTAGTGTTAGTGGATACGAGCTTCCACTTACAAAGGAGGAAGACAAACTTCCAATTACTGCACAAGCAGTGGGACTACGCAAAATGAATAATTCCTCCCTTTCGTTAGCTGAAAGTTCAATGTCGGCTTCCAGTGAGGAAAgtgacgaagacgaagaaatgCCTGATGTTATTTCGAATTCTCCTCCTTTGAGGTTAAACACATTCAATGATTCATTTGGTGGAGTTCCTATGGGTAATTCAGGTGGAATTACTTTAAACAACAACGTATTTGGTGGAAGTAACAACGCTATTATTGGAAGCAACTTCTTGGGTGATTCTGCAGTAATGACGGGCTTCAACGAAAAGCCTATTAACCTCAGCAACTATAATACTGGTGGCTTTGGATCTCCTAACTCTTCTGTCATAGGTAGATTTCCCAACATTAAAGGGGAATCTCCTTTTTCCACAGCAGACCTTCAGCAAACAGTATCTCCAATAGATTATGAACAATCCAATAACCAACATACTCCCCTGTTTCCGACTTCACAAGGTTTGCAAATCACGCAGTCAGTGAACAATGGAAGTGGTCGAACATCATCATCTGACGAATCTCCTGTTAAAGGTATTCTGGAATCATCAAATTATTTGCCGCTCATTTTGAGAAGCATCAATGTCTCTACTATTCCTGATATTTATTTACTAAACAACTTGATAAgtgatcaacttcttccaagtttcACCATCAACGACGACGACAACGACAACGATCTCGAAGTTATGAGAAACAACGAAATGTTCATAAAAGCGAAGCACCTTGACGAATTTCTAGAGCTTATTGGACCAAATTTGGTATTTGACCTAGGTTTCAATCAAGGCAGATCGAAGCTAAGTTACTACATGGACGAGTTGGTGAAATCTaaattggaagagaacaaagtcaaacTAGAAGATAGCACGGTAGACTTTGTTACTCCTGATGAGACATTCGAGTCTGAATTCTCAAAGGTCTTCCCCAATTCATATAAGGTTAATCTTATTGAATTTCTTAACGACCAAAAAGACTATGAGAGCAAAGACGAATTAGAAGACCAACTAGACTTTCTTGACGATATTGCCAACGATGATGATAATATACTCAATCCCAAATCACAATataagaagttgaagtctATTGAATGGGATGCTCTTACAGAAAACACCAAAAATAAGGAGAACTTtgaaaagtacaagttAATTGTCAATAAATTGAACTCCAGTGTTTCTACTAAGGACGAAGTATACTTCAAACTTCCAATAATAAAGGCAAGGGTGTTGAAGCACAATAATATCCTTAACTTAAACAACTTAGCCATTAACTTTTGGAAGTATATGAACTTCAGTCCTA from Scheffersomyces stipitis CBS 6054 chromosome 2, complete sequence encodes the following:
- a CDS encoding component of DNA-directed RNA polymerase II holoenzyme, with the protein product MSEATASNISTHYYKLGHLGTVSFYNYVSFTDNDQSLLELELSIRYAHPNILVTYYNKSLYYFTFGHNNVPLETVSRDIELPDLAKDINTDVDLSKDVTGPNPGANNSPSLLANPPKSASSGSTLGAAVDEYLPFASLSLLKSIKKMILFNLSKNGAIKLFGNYCVVARDTINRSILYLDPILFPNGDLLLSMVVKERINLLDSSIIDLKYPSQDAPDINFVIYLIPSGIRCHLFDPTNLVRNFVRKKSAESENLIDLIKLSTGVEYSFNSEEENVWIKLIPNLKHLNNQTSTIAKFIHSVDNKKFILWPWKLCLLQFGKFEEVDEITSPDVTSSQVHPTSNPLDLIGDLIDFNISSNQHHNFAQPSQTLPFSISSVASTGGDAGIGSVDPHTTMEQQPHTLDLNDITTHMVPDLFDLQNPVPSEFFTKEVQDMPPVDGTEVKEDTNQDDVEMDDLFGGSDDEGDDSRNGQNSSKEDLFSDAIKEEPKDALAAGTPAELEKNQLNDLFDISDKEAAPDSGKYSTPAKEPKFKYLDIPKDQMTIKKSSSPDYNDPGAPLPIMPTPIIPVANSVYSTNPPTAAAIGTEGVGLSDDQSSGPYNQPQPKQEIFNSGSSASQIQQKSIFSPILFNPIIKSNIDTKYGKGGKFYVDKEASIGPEEKKKKTFRETSVSGYELPLTKEEDKLPITAQAVGLRKMNNSSLSLAESSMSASSEESDEDEEMPDVISNSPPLRLNTFNDSFGGVPMGNSGGITLNNNPINLSNYNTGGFGSPNSSVIGRFPNIKGESPFSTADLQQTVSPIDYEQSNNQHTPSFPTSQGLQITQSVNNGSGRTSSSDESPVKGISESSNYLPLILRSINVSTIPDIYLLNNLISDQLLPSFTINDDDNDNDLEVMRNNEMFIKAKHLDEFLELIGPNLVFDLGFNQGRSKLSYYMDELVKSKLEENKVFPNSYKVNLIEFLNDQKDYESKDELEDQLDFLDDIANDDDNILNPKSQYKKLKSIEWDALTENTKNKENFEKYKLIVNKLNSSVSTKDEVYFKLPIIKARVLKHNNILNLNNLAINFWKYMNFSPIKSTKHFQVLLISENNGNGTSFLREFLDLLIYNYKECNLGHISKVNLSTVETRPDLENINDGILLVNKDNDQTYNDTYSQINKKLNSLVELIKLDLINKTNNFEFDRPLLLLFVNYNDNLNSTLQISKVFRNLKVSLTNHQLPLVSIFTKIIPGSLIVKQDPFQNWLKVLSNFKLSKLSMNLYNQCPNGSTNKDIVKNTFTQLVKEPPSRIQFKFMSNNFKHSNFNDDIFLHLAYERSIDRNWFSAAWSDPLGVVTFTKSWYCSNKATRNGSGGYGRDTHDVATVCEEIWNKSNELFKKLNDEMNNESSTMGGKKFLVLTRINSIIPDDELIHWKRLSVKHKDISLIVLSVSHSPKLIFQDNRPRFEDTENCGQLDNFFKVFSGSNNSSPTTGGALVTSPNVLSFHSPQQFLNAPGNFLSPQDFVSTAGGAGAGATSAPHGGSNNPDLILHDFGTDVIGIIPKVPLPSFNSPTRLGMKIGYLLKEWMNGSRSTSRPRRSYLVYEVSLLSCSNYWDLDVLMKLILNHYKNLIVLNDILGLRKIDGNISKNESEDDFEQSLEFEASGIVPWHISAVGKSLVYLSHIYVDE